The Candidatus Abyssobacteria bacterium SURF_5 genome segment CCGGTAGCCGAGTTTGGCTTCCTTCCCCGTCGTGCGCGCGTAATCGAATATTGGCTGCGTCATGCCCGTCTCGATGAGGCCGGGACATACCGCATTCACTCGCACATTATATCCGCCGAGGTCGCAGGCTGACGTTTGGGTAAAGTTGATCAATGCGGCTTTTGAGGCGCTGTAGGCGTTTCCGCCTGCGCCCGAGCGGATGCCAGCGACGGAAGCAGTATTTACAATGGAGCCCGACCTGCGCTGCTGCATGTGACGGGCAACATGCTTTGTGGCGTAAACGGCGCCCATCAAATTCACGCCGAAAACCCGGTGCCAGTCCTCTGCCTCTTCATCTTCAACGCTCCGATAACCGCTTGATATCCCGGCATTGTTGCACAGGATATCCACCTGCGAATACGTGTTCAGGGCGAGTTCGATCAGGTTCTTCACTTCCTCTTCCACCGCCACGTTCGTCCTTTGCACTATTGCGGCTCCGCCCTGATTCTTTATCTGATCCGCGACCGCATTCAGGTCCTCTTCGTTCACGTCGGCAAGCACCACTTTTGCGCCTTCGCGCGCGAATAACAAAGCTGTAGCTTTGCCGATTCCGCTTGCCGCACCCGTTATTATCGCAACCTTGCCCGATAATCGCCCGTCTCTCATTACCCTCTCCTTACCAATCAATTTCTGAAAAGATATCGGCCGACTCCCAGCCGCTCTTTAACGGTTAATGAAGGAATGGAGGTAACAATTACAATCGCACCCACTGCCGATGCAGGAGCTGATACAGAATTATTCCGGCAAGAAAGGCAATCCCCATATTCCACATGGCAATGCCGGCCACCACAAGCATTACATAGACATCCTCTTTCTTGTTTCCGATATCTCTTGTTGTAATGGCCAGCTCGGTTCCGGCGAAAAACAGGATGACGCCCAGGATGGCTTTCGGAAACGCCTGGAAAAGCAAGCCGATGGACTGGCTGAAGAACAGGCCGAGCACGAGGAGGATGCATCCCAACATCACCAATGAGCCACCGGTACGGGCGCCGAATCTTACGTGCCCCGCCATTCCGCCGGCTCCATGACACATCGGGATCCCGCCGAAAGGAGCCGACACCAGATTCATCACGCCCTGCGAGACCGCCATTAAACGATCCGTCACCGGTCGATCCGGAAAGAGTTCGTTGTTCTCCGCGCGGATCGCGATGACTGCATTGCCGATGGTAAGAGGAATCTGAGGAATAGCCAATATGAAG includes the following:
- a CDS encoding SDR family oxidoreductase; protein product: MRDGRLSGKVAIITGAASGIGKATALLFAREGAKVVLADVNEEDLNAVADQIKNQGGAAIVQRTNVAVEEEVKNLIELALNTYSQVDILCNNAGISSGYRSVEDEEAEDWHRVFGVNLMGAVYATKHVARHMQQRRSGSIVNTASVAGIRSGAGGNAYSASKAALINFTQTSACDLGGYNVRVNAVCPGLIETGMTQPIFDYARTTGKEAKLGYRCELRRYGRPEEVAAAILFLVSDEASYITGQAMPVDGGNTASLNLPGMKV